In Paenibacillus sp. FSL R7-0345, a single window of DNA contains:
- a CDS encoding VanZ family protein has protein sequence MQVKQQRKITFVITIGYTLIILYFMLFAFGRADKVDQISQYTFIFLPDSFFRVPGLSDLQHPTLMDLVGIGNFAAFIPFGILLPLLYRTSFVRLMTGFILSILVVETIQALTFLGSFDTNDVIQNSLGAAIGFGAYKIGFRTKNYWRNIAATGIASAALMLAVWGVFGIVDQVFTKEVGPFVAINEWKDSTGNPLTGTRQDRLKIGGQDVKPQYNVYDTKGKKNETYTYSLGNKGELYLSLNYGIPDHKDFQGSIKVTVDGQELLSVSAEDQLHEPDMRILYLTRAKELKITIEGNETLWDVGYREMVYTWN, from the coding sequence ATGCAAGTGAAGCAGCAGCGCAAGATTACTTTTGTTATCACGATAGGCTACACCCTGATTATTCTTTATTTTATGCTTTTTGCTTTCGGCAGAGCGGATAAGGTGGATCAAATCAGTCAGTACACCTTTATTTTTTTGCCGGACAGTTTTTTTAGGGTGCCGGGTCTTTCCGATCTTCAGCATCCGACACTGATGGACTTGGTGGGTATTGGAAACTTTGCAGCCTTCATACCTTTTGGCATACTGCTTCCGTTGTTATACCGCACCAGCTTTGTTCGCCTTATGACAGGGTTTATCCTGTCCATTCTTGTGGTGGAGACCATCCAGGCACTAACATTCCTCGGCAGCTTTGACACGAACGACGTCATACAGAACTCATTGGGCGCTGCTATCGGATTCGGGGCGTACAAGATTGGCTTTCGTACAAAAAACTACTGGAGAAATATCGCTGCTACAGGAATTGCCAGTGCTGCCTTAATGCTCGCCGTGTGGGGAGTCTTCGGAATAGTGGATCAAGTGTTCACCAAAGAGGTGGGCCCATTTGTAGCGATAAACGAATGGAAGGATAGTACCGGAAATCCATTAACGGGAACCAGACAGGACCGTCTTAAGATTGGCGGTCAAGACGTGAAACCCCAATATAATGTGTATGACACCAAAGGTAAAAAGAACGAAACCTATACGTATTCGTTAGGCAATAAGGGAGAGCTGTATCTTAGCTTGAATTATGGAATTCCTGATCATAAGGATTTTCAGGGCAGCATTAAGGTTACCGTTGACGGGCAAGAGCTCCTGTCTGTATCTGCAGAAGATCAGCTCCATGAGCCGGATATGAGGATCCTTTATCTCACCCGGGCTAAGGAGCTTAAGATAACCATTGAGGGGAATGAAACCCTTTGGGATGTTGGATATAGAGAGATGGTATATACCTGGAATTGA
- a CDS encoding IS256 family transposase: MTIISRYSHFALKDLFAETIQEMLEAEMDTHLGYGKHEVKAKLTPNSRNGKSRKTVVSEYGEQEIAIPRDRLVEFEPLVVKKHQSNITGIEEQIIALYAKGISTREIQDHLGQMFGIGVSPTLISNVTNKIVPLIKEWQNRPLQGVYAVVYLNAIHFKVKQDGAIINKAAYMVIGIDLDGNKDVLGMWIGENESSKFWLSVLNELKNRGVQDILIICVDNLSGFSQAIAACYPQTEIQKCIIHQIRSSTRYVSYKDIKKVTADLKPIYKAATEEGALLELDRFEEVWGTKYPLIIRSWRTNWDELATFFKYPPEIRKLIYTTNMIESYHRQLRKVTKGKSIFPTDEALLKMLYLATVDVTRKWTGRVQNWGQMLLQLSVFFPDRVDQHLR, encoded by the coding sequence ATCACTATAATATCTAGATACAGTCATTTTGCCTTAAAAGATCTGTTTGCAGAGACGATTCAGGAGATGCTGGAAGCTGAAATGGATACCCACTTGGGCTATGGAAAGCATGAAGTGAAAGCGAAGCTCACACCAAACAGCCGCAACGGGAAGAGCCGTAAAACGGTAGTCAGTGAGTACGGAGAGCAGGAAATCGCCATCCCTCGGGACCGGCTGGTTGAGTTTGAGCCCTTGGTCGTTAAGAAGCATCAATCCAATATAACCGGCATCGAAGAGCAAATCATTGCCCTATACGCTAAAGGGATCAGCACCAGGGAAATCCAGGATCATCTGGGGCAGATGTTCGGCATTGGGGTCTCGCCTACACTCATTTCCAATGTCACGAATAAAATTGTCCCTCTCATTAAAGAATGGCAGAATCGGCCTCTGCAAGGGGTCTATGCAGTCGTCTATTTGAATGCGATCCACTTCAAAGTCAAGCAGGACGGGGCTATTATCAACAAAGCTGCCTACATGGTCATTGGCATTGATCTGGACGGAAACAAAGACGTGCTGGGCATGTGGATTGGGGAGAATGAGTCCTCCAAGTTCTGGCTGAGTGTGCTGAATGAACTGAAGAATCGCGGAGTTCAGGATATTCTCATTATCTGCGTGGATAACCTGTCTGGGTTCTCTCAAGCGATTGCAGCCTGCTACCCCCAAACTGAAATCCAGAAGTGTATTATTCACCAAATCCGCAGCTCCACGCGGTACGTGTCTTACAAGGACATTAAAAAGGTGACTGCCGACTTAAAGCCCATTTACAAGGCAGCTACCGAGGAAGGCGCCTTACTTGAACTTGACCGTTTCGAGGAGGTCTGGGGAACAAAATATCCGCTTATTATCCGTTCTTGGCGAACAAATTGGGACGAGCTTGCTACCTTTTTCAAGTACCCGCCTGAGATCCGCAAACTCATCTACACCACCAACATGATCGAGAGTTACCACCGTCAGCTTCGTAAAGTGACGAAGGGAAAGAGTATCTTTCCTACGGATGAGGCATTGCTGAAGATGCTCTATCTGGCCACCGTAGACGTCACTCGGAAATGGACGGGACGTGTCCAAAACTGGGGCCAAATGCTGCTCCAGCTGTCGGTCTTCTTCCCGGATCGGGTCGATCAACACTTGCGCTAG
- a CDS encoding DUF3656 domain-containing protein produces MTELLAPAGNMEALKAAISNGCDAIYLGMQKFGARAYSSNFDLESLKEAVTYAHLRDVKIYVAMNTIVFENEVEEMKEQIHELNEAGVDGIIVQDLAGFDYIVKNFLDLEAHCSTQMGIDDVDGTLLFKELGAKRVVLSREVKIEKVKEIKRIAEIPLEIFVHGALCVSYSGNCLMSGLLGNRCANRGRCVGSCRKEYELMDKTTDTSLGKSYILSTKDLNTIDYIHDLKEIDSLKIEGRMKAPTYVANVVSKYRRALDHKITEEEKENLKKTFNRTFTKGYLFHEDRRNITNISRPNNFGYEIGTISKMDKDRYEITLTRPLNQNDTIRISHNNEDVNLTVAKLYNKDGDLINTADDVCYIKVTEKMSTGDVVYKTKDYYYHKELEASLEKEFKRFNLDIRVYACPDSKLFIDAEGLGFNYSYESEEILGEAINNPTTKDQVIKQFSRLNDTIFELNHVDYEECNAFIPAKLLNAARREIVQGLYDLKLNSRKKRTKALKAKEKISFAPEQPYLTASVTNQEQYDACVSCGIKEIYFENVVRRNQNEYKEKEGQLLIGGYGGIYHYRETNPFVTDYSLNVINATSCYELYKLGAKRVTLSYELNKSQIEDLMNAYYEENDGYPALEMIVYGRAPLMFTKYCPMKKMNQCRICKTKSYELKDEHGTFPILSHEDCTTTLLNGKTLNLLDELPSIKGIQALRLNFTVESKEQVVKVIHMASGKLNGSMNNAVFNQETDTRGHFNKEIV; encoded by the coding sequence ATGACTGAATTATTAGCTCCAGCAGGAAATATGGAAGCTTTAAAAGCTGCAATATCTAATGGATGTGATGCAATATACTTAGGAATGCAAAAATTTGGTGCACGCGCATACTCCTCTAATTTTGATTTAGAATCGTTAAAAGAGGCTGTTACGTATGCGCACCTGAGGGACGTTAAAATCTACGTTGCAATGAATACCATCGTTTTCGAAAACGAAGTTGAAGAGATGAAGGAGCAGATACACGAATTAAATGAAGCCGGTGTGGATGGCATTATTGTCCAGGACCTGGCTGGTTTCGATTATATCGTTAAAAACTTTCTTGATCTGGAAGCACATTGTTCAACTCAAATGGGAATCGACGATGTAGACGGAACTTTATTATTTAAAGAACTTGGTGCTAAAAGAGTTGTTCTGTCCCGTGAGGTTAAGATTGAAAAAGTAAAAGAGATTAAAAGAATAGCTGAAATCCCTTTAGAAATTTTCGTTCACGGTGCTTTATGTGTATCTTATTCCGGAAACTGTCTAATGTCGGGATTACTCGGCAATCGGTGCGCAAACCGCGGAAGATGTGTGGGTTCATGCCGTAAGGAGTATGAACTAATGGATAAGACAACAGACACATCTTTAGGGAAAAGCTATATTCTATCTACAAAGGACTTAAACACAATCGATTACATCCATGATTTAAAAGAAATCGATTCTTTAAAAATAGAAGGCAGAATGAAGGCGCCTACGTATGTTGCTAATGTTGTATCCAAATATCGCAGGGCCTTAGATCATAAAATAACCGAAGAAGAGAAAGAAAATCTGAAAAAAACATTCAACAGGACCTTTACTAAAGGATATTTGTTTCACGAAGACAGGAGAAATATTACAAACATCTCAAGGCCAAATAACTTTGGTTATGAAATTGGAACAATCAGCAAGATGGATAAAGACCGGTATGAAATAACTCTTACACGTCCTTTAAATCAAAACGATACAATCCGGATAAGTCATAACAATGAAGATGTTAATTTAACGGTTGCAAAACTGTACAACAAAGATGGCGATTTAATTAACACCGCAGATGATGTCTGCTATATCAAAGTTACAGAAAAGATGTCTACGGGAGATGTAGTATATAAAACGAAGGATTATTACTACCACAAAGAATTAGAAGCATCACTTGAAAAAGAATTTAAGCGGTTTAACCTGGATATTAGAGTATATGCATGTCCAGATTCAAAGCTGTTCATAGATGCGGAGGGCTTGGGGTTTAATTATTCATATGAAAGCGAGGAAATCCTAGGCGAAGCCATTAATAATCCAACCACAAAAGACCAGGTCATCAAGCAATTCTCCAGATTAAATGATACTATATTCGAACTGAATCATGTCGATTATGAGGAATGTAATGCATTTATTCCGGCTAAACTGTTAAATGCAGCAAGAAGAGAGATTGTACAGGGCTTATATGACTTAAAGCTTAACAGCCGGAAGAAAAGAACCAAGGCTCTGAAAGCCAAAGAAAAAATAAGCTTTGCCCCTGAACAACCATACCTTACAGCTTCTGTAACGAATCAGGAACAGTATGATGCTTGCGTGAGCTGTGGAATTAAGGAAATTTATTTTGAAAATGTGGTTAGAAGAAATCAGAACGAGTATAAGGAAAAAGAAGGGCAGCTGCTCATCGGAGGATATGGCGGCATTTATCACTACAGAGAAACAAATCCGTTCGTTACGGACTATTCTCTAAATGTTATAAATGCTACCAGTTGCTATGAATTATATAAATTAGGTGCCAAACGAGTCACTTTATCTTATGAATTGAATAAGAGCCAAATTGAAGATTTAATGAATGCCTATTATGAAGAAAATGACGGCTATCCTGCACTGGAAATGATCGTATATGGCAGGGCTCCGTTGATGTTTACAAAATATTGTCCGATGAAAAAAATGAATCAATGTAGAATTTGCAAAACGAAGAGCTATGAGCTAAAAGACGAGCACGGAACATTCCCTATCCTTTCCCATGAGGATTGTACAACGACTCTCCTTAACGGGAAGACGCTTAATCTTTTAGATGAGCTGCCAAGCATCAAAGGAATCCAGGCGCTCAGATTAAACTTCACAGTTGAATCTAAAGAGCAGGTTGTGAAAGTCATTCATATGGCCTCAGGCAAACTAAACGGCTCCATGAATAATGCTGTCTTTAATCAGGAAACAGACACAAGAGGACATTTTAATAAAGAGATAGTGTAG
- a CDS encoding response regulator transcription factor, translating to MKILLVEDDKTIASGLEYSLQQEGYWTVLCHDAAAARKVLAEDIDQFTLCLFDLQLPDGTGYELCKLVKERRDIPVIFLTVIDDEVNVVMGLDMGADDYITKPFRVRELLSRIKSVLRRYQKLSHAGAVIDIDNVRIHTLEGKVYKNGAEISLTALEYRLLLIFGNHVGQVLSRNQLLEQIWDVAGDFVNDNTLTVYIKRLREKLEDNPEQPALIKTVRGLGYKVGE from the coding sequence ATGAAAATATTATTAGTTGAAGATGATAAGACGATCGCGTCGGGACTGGAATATTCGCTGCAGCAAGAGGGTTATTGGACCGTTCTCTGCCATGATGCCGCTGCTGCCCGAAAGGTGCTCGCCGAGGACATCGATCAGTTCACTTTATGCCTGTTCGATTTACAGCTTCCAGACGGAACTGGCTATGAATTATGCAAGCTGGTGAAGGAACGACGTGATATTCCGGTCATTTTCTTAACGGTGATTGATGATGAGGTCAATGTGGTGATGGGACTCGATATGGGAGCCGATGATTACATTACCAAACCCTTTCGGGTTCGTGAGCTTCTCTCCCGGATCAAGTCCGTCTTGCGGAGATACCAGAAGCTGTCCCATGCCGGAGCGGTCATCGACATTGACAATGTGCGCATCCATACGCTGGAAGGCAAAGTATATAAAAATGGTGCCGAAATTTCGCTAACCGCCTTGGAATACCGCTTATTGCTGATCTTTGGGAACCACGTTGGACAGGTCCTCAGCAGAAATCAGCTCCTGGAGCAGATCTGGGACGTGGCCGGCGACTTCGTGAATGACAATACGTTAACGGTCTATATCAAAAGGCTAAGGGAAAAGCTGGAGGATAATCCAGAGCAGCCGGCTCTGATCAAAACGGTACGCGGTTTAGGCTATAAGGTTGGTGAATAG
- a CDS encoding helix-turn-helix transcriptional regulator, with translation MMDKEILKLVGTRIRALRKERGLSQEALGEKGGFHFSYIGQIERGEKNVSLLNLHKIAESLEVNLVQLFAYQNEEFMVTSAERDIQDIVGMLRDANDEKIRVAKNVLKELL, from the coding sequence GTGATGGATAAGGAAATATTGAAGCTCGTCGGAACCCGGATTCGTGCTCTTCGGAAAGAGCGGGGTTTATCGCAGGAAGCACTTGGGGAGAAAGGCGGATTTCATTTTTCGTACATAGGGCAGATTGAGCGTGGTGAGAAGAACGTTTCTTTATTGAATTTACATAAGATAGCGGAATCGCTTGAAGTTAACTTAGTTCAGCTGTTTGCGTATCAGAATGAAGAGTTTATGGTTACCTCAGCTGAGAGGGATATTCAGGATATTGTAGGTATGCTTCGTGACGCTAATGATGAGAAGATACGCGTGGCGAAAAATGTACTAAAGGAATTATTATAA
- a CDS encoding HAMP domain-containing sensor histidine kinase: MREISSGQDSLDPRDNQEGELSILKNDIYKVTRMLSEHRSLLQRDKLQLTDAISDISHQLKTPITSMTVMADLLSAPDLPPLKRTEFTHHIRIQLERIDWLVSSLLKLAKMEAGTIPFKKDRIHMKTLIQKALEPVMIPMDIKGQTVSVTGDDNVSFAGDFHWTAEAVINILKNGVEHTPEGGAITITFSGNVLFTEIVIADNGEGIPKEDLPYIFKRFYKGKNANEGSIGIGLAMAQSIIASQNGVIDVSSNSGTGTEFRIKFYKHVI; encoded by the coding sequence TTGCGGGAGATTAGCAGCGGCCAGGACTCCCTTGACCCTCGCGATAATCAGGAAGGTGAGCTTAGCATCTTAAAGAATGATATTTACAAGGTGACACGCATGCTCTCCGAGCACCGGTCGCTATTGCAGCGGGATAAACTTCAACTGACCGATGCCATCTCCGATATTTCACACCAGCTCAAAACACCGATCACCTCTATGACCGTCATGGCAGATCTGTTAAGCGCCCCAGACCTGCCTCCACTCAAAAGAACAGAGTTCACCCATCATATTCGCATTCAGCTTGAACGGATCGATTGGCTTGTTTCATCCTTATTAAAGCTGGCGAAAATGGAAGCGGGAACCATCCCGTTCAAAAAAGATCGAATACACATGAAAACCCTTATCCAAAAGGCACTGGAGCCGGTTATGATTCCGATGGATATTAAGGGACAGACCGTTTCCGTCACGGGGGATGACAACGTCTCTTTTGCCGGCGATTTCCATTGGACTGCTGAAGCGGTGATCAATATTTTGAAAAATGGAGTGGAGCATACACCTGAAGGCGGTGCGATTACCATCACATTTTCCGGCAACGTACTATTTACGGAAATTGTTATTGCTGACAACGGAGAGGGTATTCCGAAAGAGGATTTGCCTTATATTTTCAAACGCTTTTATAAAGGAAAGAATGCTAATGAAGGAAGCATCGGTATAGGGCTTGCGATGGCTCAAAGCATCATTGCAAGCCAGAACGGCGTGATTGATGTATCGAGCAACAGCGGGACGGGCACAGAGTTTCGGATCAAATTTTATAAGCATGTGATTTAA
- a CDS encoding FtsX-like permease family protein gives MNIVNTLTIRHLKQNKRRTLVTIVGVIISVSMMTAVITLIFSFADLMIRQTIADTGEWHIQYQDITKEQLAAIQGDDATKTVAITRELGYAPLEGGQNSNKPYLFIKEYDVQGFAQFQIEISKGRLPHTDKEVVISESVVTNGKVKYEIGDRLTLRVGDRYEQGGEHPLDQTQPLRRKDGTLTETLQHSIIRDYTVVGFIKRPVSETDWAPGYTIISYADDHILGGDDRVDASVVLQQVNPFLFTHAEKLAEKNQIDTVQFNNDLLHYYGLSGSGASSSMMFSLSAIIMGVIVIGSVGLIYNAFAISVSERSRHLGMLASVGATKRQKRNSVFFEGIVIGLISIPIGILCGLAGIGITFSFMNTRIEGALWTSEKLRLIVTPLLLLITCLVSMLTIFVSLYLPAAKASRVSPMDAIRQTTDVKLTAKAVKTSKIIRKLFGIEAEIGLKNLKRNKRRHHVILFSLVISIVLFLTISFFTTGLTQSLALSQEGINYDIEVSTSNGKGLDEQLMQSLVSLDGVTEYNVIHELVGNAWVDAASIADELQEKVKQDQSMLQDGKYPYDIKLHALNDSSLQAYARAAHADYEQLTDLEHPAAIVMDTIHYKDMDTGKYIQTKSIYANIGQHIELTSFIKESGEETKANKVIFAALTDKAPMGMSPVGVGGLNMIVSERVMNRLADDEELANASMYLHLKSTEPVKTQQEIEAMNETNLNVYNVYQFRKSEEQQILLMNVFAYGFIVLISAISVANIFNTISTGLALRKREFAMLKSVGATPKGFAKMLNYESVFYGVKSLLYGLPISFAAMVLIYKAFANKFSYGFTLPWMSILSVIVGVFVIVSSAVVYSGAKVKKENIIDALKQENI, from the coding sequence ATGAATATTGTCAATACATTAACCATCCGGCATCTGAAGCAGAACAAGAGACGAACACTTGTGACTATTGTTGGCGTGATTATTTCAGTATCCATGATGACCGCTGTCATTACGCTTATTTTTTCCTTTGCGGATTTAATGATCAGACAAACGATCGCAGATACAGGGGAGTGGCATATTCAGTATCAAGATATAACTAAAGAACAGCTTGCGGCGATACAGGGCGATGATGCAACCAAAACAGTTGCAATCACAAGAGAACTTGGGTATGCCCCATTAGAAGGGGGACAAAATTCCAATAAGCCGTACTTGTTCATTAAGGAATATGATGTGCAAGGGTTTGCACAATTTCAGATTGAAATAAGCAAGGGACGTCTTCCGCATACGGACAAGGAAGTTGTGATTTCCGAGTCTGTTGTAACAAATGGCAAAGTGAAATACGAAATCGGCGATCGTTTAACGCTTCGCGTCGGCGACCGATATGAACAAGGGGGCGAACATCCCCTGGATCAGACGCAACCGCTGCGCAGGAAAGACGGCACATTGACTGAGACATTACAGCATAGCATAATCAGGGATTATACGGTGGTAGGCTTCATTAAACGTCCCGTGTCGGAAACGGACTGGGCCCCGGGTTATACGATCATTAGCTATGCCGATGATCATATCCTCGGGGGGGACGATCGGGTCGATGCTTCGGTGGTTTTGCAGCAGGTCAATCCGTTCTTGTTCACACATGCGGAGAAGCTGGCTGAGAAAAACCAAATTGACACTGTCCAATTTAATAACGATTTGCTTCATTATTATGGCTTGTCCGGCAGCGGAGCCTCATCCAGCATGATGTTCTCATTATCGGCAATCATTATGGGGGTCATTGTAATTGGCTCGGTTGGGCTCATCTACAACGCTTTTGCGATATCCGTCTCGGAACGTTCCCGCCATTTAGGGATGCTTGCGAGCGTGGGGGCGACGAAACGGCAGAAGCGAAATTCCGTGTTTTTTGAGGGTATCGTCATTGGTTTGATCAGCATTCCCATTGGCATCCTATGCGGTCTTGCCGGAATCGGAATCACCTTTTCGTTCATGAACACAAGGATTGAAGGGGCATTATGGACTAGTGAGAAGCTGAGGCTTATCGTCACGCCGTTATTGCTCTTGATTACTTGTCTTGTTTCAATGCTGACGATTTTCGTTTCGTTGTATCTCCCGGCGGCCAAGGCATCCAGAGTATCTCCCATGGACGCGATTCGCCAAACCACTGACGTAAAGCTTACGGCCAAAGCAGTGAAGACGTCGAAGATCATTCGTAAACTCTTCGGAATCGAAGCAGAAATCGGGCTGAAAAACTTAAAAAGGAACAAACGAAGACATCATGTCATTCTTTTTTCGCTTGTCATCAGCATCGTTTTGTTTTTGACGATATCGTTTTTCACGACTGGCCTGACACAATCTCTGGCATTGTCCCAGGAAGGCATCAATTACGATATTGAAGTGTCGACCAGTAATGGAAAAGGACTAGATGAACAGTTAATGCAATCGCTTGTATCTCTGGATGGCGTCACGGAATACAACGTAATTCATGAGTTAGTCGGGAACGCTTGGGTTGATGCGGCAAGCATCGCCGACGAGTTGCAAGAGAAGGTCAAGCAGGATCAGAGTATGCTGCAAGACGGGAAATACCCTTACGACATTAAACTCCATGCACTGAATGATTCGAGCCTGCAAGCCTATGCCAGAGCGGCTCACGCAGATTACGAACAGCTTACGGATCTGGAGCATCCCGCCGCAATCGTGATGGATACGATTCATTACAAAGATATGGACACGGGGAAATATATTCAGACGAAGTCCATATATGCGAATATCGGTCAACATATCGAGCTAACGAGTTTTATTAAAGAGAGCGGGGAAGAAACGAAGGCAAACAAAGTGATATTTGCCGCATTGACGGATAAGGCACCGATGGGGATGAGCCCGGTAGGCGTAGGCGGGTTAAATATGATCGTGTCGGAACGCGTTATGAATCGGCTGGCTGACGACGAGGAGCTGGCTAACGCTTCGATGTACCTCCATTTGAAAAGCACGGAACCGGTGAAAACGCAGCAGGAAATTGAAGCGATGAATGAGACCAATCTGAATGTCTACAATGTATATCAATTCAGAAAAAGCGAAGAACAACAAATTCTGCTAATGAACGTCTTTGCTTACGGTTTTATCGTATTAATCTCTGCAATTTCCGTTGCCAACATCTTTAATACGATCTCAACAGGGCTGGCTCTTCGCAAGCGGGAATTCGCGATGCTGAAATCCGTAGGCGCGACGCCAAAGGGGTTTGCAAAAATGTTGAACTATGAGAGTGTTTTTTATGGGGTCAAGTCGCTCTTGTATGGGCTTCCTATCAGTTTCGCCGCGATGGTTCTGATCTATAAAGCATTTGCGAACAAATTCAGCTATGGGTTCACCCTGCCATGGATGAGCATTCTGTCTGTCATTGTAGGCGTATTTGTCATTGTCAGCTCTGCGGTTGTTTATTCCGGAGCTAAAGTAAAAAAGGAGAATATTATTGATGCGTTAAAGCAAGAGAATATATGA
- a CDS encoding YafY family protein, producing MRVDRLLSMLLIISGKGTVTGKELAEHFEVSLRTIYRDIEKISEAGIPVAASSGKGGGYYIMDGYNISSLFLNRDEAHTFVTVMKNLHGLFGRNEAFNDIMLKVEHTYKPDPDKDKLTLDLSHFSMEQEMKEYLRIISRAITDNRLLIFKYINRDMEYLERTVEPSSIDFRHGHWYVTGFCRVRRDYRRFKLVRIKQLEQGPAFEKRELAADRIAGVIEQSYSQRDIQVVLRFTSRIGAQLTEYFQKEKISRGEDGFYLVSDTFPNEEGLLKFILSFGKECELLEPRELRAELQQYIRNMLLTYND from the coding sequence ATGCGAGTCGATCGATTACTCTCCATGCTGCTGATCATCTCCGGTAAAGGTACGGTAACGGGCAAGGAGCTTGCCGAGCATTTTGAGGTATCCTTGCGGACGATCTACCGGGATATCGAAAAAATAAGCGAAGCCGGCATACCGGTTGCAGCGTCCAGCGGCAAGGGCGGAGGATACTATATTATGGACGGCTATAATATAAGCAGCCTCTTTTTAAACCGGGATGAAGCACATACGTTTGTAACGGTAATGAAAAATTTACACGGCTTATTCGGCAGGAATGAAGCCTTTAATGACATCATGCTGAAGGTTGAACATACCTATAAGCCCGATCCCGATAAGGACAAACTGACTCTGGATCTGTCCCATTTCAGCATGGAGCAGGAAATGAAAGAATACCTGAGAATCATAAGCAGGGCCATTACGGATAACAGGCTGCTCATATTCAAATATATTAACAGGGATATGGAATATCTGGAGCGGACGGTAGAGCCAAGCTCGATTGACTTTCGCCACGGCCATTGGTATGTGACAGGCTTTTGCCGGGTCAGAAGGGACTACCGCAGATTCAAGCTTGTGCGGATCAAGCAGCTGGAGCAGGGGCCGGCTTTTGAAAAAAGAGAGCTGGCAGCAGACCGGATTGCCGGGGTCATTGAGCAGAGCTACTCGCAGCGGGACATACAGGTTGTGTTGAGATTCACTTCGCGGATTGGCGCACAGCTTACCGAGTATTTTCAGAAGGAGAAGATTAGCCGGGGGGAAGATGGTTTTTATCTTGTTTCGGATACTTTTCCTAATGAGGAGGGCCTGCTAAAGTTCATTCTAAGCTTCGGCAAGGAGTGCGAGCTGCTGGAGCCCCGTG
- a CDS encoding ABC transporter ATP-binding protein, producing MEILTIENLSKIYGTGESAVKALDDVSFSVQKGEFVAIIGPSGSGKSTLLHMLGGVDRPTGGKVYVQDTDMYTLNETQLAIFRRRQIGLIYQFFNMIPVLTVEENITLPLLLDQQKVDQKQLANLVSTLNLQHRLNHLPNQLSGGQQQRVSIGRAIIGNPAIMLADEPTGNLDSRNSSEIVDLLKMLNRTYHQTLIVITHDERIALQAGRIISIEDGRIAKDEVIRR from the coding sequence ATGGAGATTTTAACAATCGAAAATTTGTCTAAAATATACGGCACAGGCGAATCGGCGGTAAAGGCGCTTGATGATGTTTCCTTTTCGGTCCAAAAAGGTGAATTCGTCGCAATTATCGGACCTTCCGGTTCGGGAAAATCGACACTCCTTCATATGCTGGGCGGTGTGGATCGACCGACCGGCGGGAAAGTGTATGTTCAGGATACGGATATGTATACCTTGAACGAAACGCAGCTGGCCATCTTCAGGCGCAGACAAATCGGGCTGATCTACCAATTTTTTAATATGATTCCCGTCCTGACGGTGGAAGAGAACATTACGCTGCCGCTCTTGCTGGATCAACAAAAGGTAGATCAAAAGCAATTGGCTAATCTTGTGAGCACGTTGAATTTGCAGCATCGATTAAACCATCTGCCGAATCAGCTATCCGGCGGACAGCAGCAGCGTGTCTCGATTGGCAGGGCGATCATCGGCAATCCTGCGATCATGCTGGCTGACGAACCCACCGGGAATCTGGACAGCAGGAATAGCAGCGAGATCGTCGATTTATTGAAAATGCTGAATAGGACCTATCATCAGACACTGATCGTAATCACGCATGACGAACGGATCGCCCTGCAAGCCGGCAGAATCATTTCGATTGAAGATGGGAGGATTGCCAAAGACGAGGTAATAAGGCGATGA